CCCACTCACTCGCTGATTGATTGAATCCATCGGCGTACCGTTGAGGATGACTACACTACCTTGACCTTTGAGGCGATCGGCAATATATTGACAAGCAACCTCACCAGCTTGAATATTGTTGGAACTAATCATCGCATCTACATCTGCATCAACGGCTGAATCTACTGCAATCACAACCCTACCTGCAAGCCTTGCTTGGTCAATTACGGGTTTAACTCCTTTTTTATCAACAGCGCTAAGGATAATTAAATCAGTCTTCGCAGCGGTAAAATTTTCGATTTGGTTGCTTTGTTGGTTCAGATCAAAAGCACTAGAAACCGCATTAACTCTGATATTACCCGCAATTTTCTGGGCTTCTGTCTCAGCCCCCTTCTGCACTGCATTATAGAAAGGATTGCCTAAGTCACCCAAAGCAACGCCGATTGTTTGCAATTTTTTATTTGGATTAGTAAGACTCTCTGCGCTTATATTAGTAGCCTTGTTAGTATTATTAGTAGCAGTGTCGCTATTTTGAGCGCCATTTGTGCAACCAACAACTGCAAAACCTAATATACCAACTATCAGCGTAATTCTCTTCATATTCATCTATTTCTAACAACGGATTTAAATTTGAGAAAAGTCAGTAGAATATAAATCTGTCGAGTCATCACAATATAAACTAGGTCTGAAAACTTTAGACCTGGTTAGTGATGTTACTAGCTTTTGGAATTTCAACTCCAAAGGTCTTCTAATTTCAATACGCTTGGGTTAAGGTCTACTGGCAACAATTTTGGGTTTTCGATAAGCGATAAATCGCCGTTTCTACAAGTGTTTTGTTGCTCTATCTGAACTGTATTGCTAATTTGAGTTATTACTGTTAGTTTCACGAAACTAGATGTTTTATTTTTAAAGCAAAGCTATGAACATTACACGACTTCAAATAATCACATTATTTTTTGGTGAAATTAATTCAGTAGTGCGTAGTCTGAAAACAGCTTTTAAGTGAAACTTCCAAAAATTAGTTTTATTAAACTTGTAAATCTTTATTTGTTTTGACTTGTTTCATTTTATATTGCTCCAGTGCAAAAATTAATTTTGTTTATTGAACTTTACAAACTAAAAAGAGTTGAAATTTCCCTACATAGCCTAAAGTCTTCATTGCAAAGCATCTGCATAAATTCGACTATTCAACATTTTGTTCAATGTTAAAAACTTTAACATTTCTCAATCAATCTCCTTCAGAAAAGATATTGTTATATTAGGGGAATTTTTGACTGTGAATGCCAGGATTTTGAGAAATGTGAATATCTTTTAGTTAGATTTTTAAATTAACTCAAATCTGCTTGGCAAGCATATTTATTTGTTATCAAACAGAATTCAGGAGTCAGAATTCAGAATGAATTCTGTATGACTGGTGGATAGCGTAGCGTTAGCGAGTATTCAAGCGTCGCGTCTTGATTCTGACTCCTGAATTCTTCTTCAAGCAGCTTAAAACTTTAACGTTGCTGGTAAATATTTAGCCACCAAATCTTCATAGTATGGTTTTAATTTCTGCCAATCAGGAGGAATGGGGTTTTTTGAATACAAATCGTAGGGATTGAATAAACTCACCCATTTAAACATTTCTTTATCATGTTTATCCATCAAATGTTCATAAGCATTTTCACGATGTTGAGGATAAAATGAGTGATAGCGAAGCATATACAATGCAGGTTCGGGTAAATAGTTTTTCATCATCTGATAAAAATACTCATCATGCCCCCATGATATATGTACATTACTCAATCCACAGTTAGGCTCATAAATGCCATATTTAGTGTTGTAGTCGGGGTTCTGATAATCAGGGTTTTCTTTGAAGAATTCTGAGAAAACAATTTTATCAGAAAATGCACAACCTACAGGATAAGTATCACCAACAGTAGCCCATTGAGGCTCACCAAACAGACAAAGTACTTTCCCCATATCGTGAAAGAAGCCAGTAAGTACCATCCAGTCAGGATGACCATCGGCGCGAATGGCTTCTGATGTTTGCAATAGATGCTGTAATTGATCCATATCTGTATCAGGATCGGAATCATCAACCAATTGATTCAAAAATTCGACTGCATCCCAAACAGACATTTCTTTTTTATCAAACTTCAAAAATTCTTTTTCTTTCTGAAGTACAAAATCGTATGTTTGATTAATATGATTTAACCGATAAAACTCTTTTACCGTATCTCTAATAGTTGTTTCGTAATTTCTGTACTCTTCAGTGGCTTTACCTTCTTTAACTATGCTTTCTGGATCGGGATAGCGATTTAGCAAGTCTTCTTCCCATTCTTCTAAGGAATGTAAGGGATTGTTTTGAGCTTGAGCAATGACATTATTTAGAGTTTTCGACATATTTTCCTACTTGTTGATTTGTTAAATAATGCTTTTACACTCATTTTTATGCACAGGTGTGCAAAACATTTATTAGACTTATTCTTTAATTCTTGCACACGTGTGCAAGAATGTGTGTTAAGTTTCTTTTCGTCTTTGGATACCTGTGCATGATTGACTTCATCAAGTGTTTTGTCCAATTCGGTTGGAGCAAAAGAATTTAGATATTAGGCAACACATTGACAAAGTAGACAAAATGTAAATTTTAGTTAAGACAAAGCACTGATGCGATCGCTAATTGTCATTTCGGTAGCGGCAACCTTGTACCACTGCGATCGCATCATAACTCTGTAACATCAAGGAATATGCTCATAGTGTCATTTTACAGTCAACGCTTTACCCGAACAACCTTTGTGTTGTTTGGTGCGATTTTGATAACTTTATCCCTACTAAGAGCAAATTACGCTTCTTTGAGTCTATTGATGGTTTTGTGGCTAATGGCTGGTTTTGGACAAAACTGTGTGAACTTACCCACCCAAACTTTGATTGCAGATCGTATTCCCCGTGATGCTCAAGGACGGGTTTACGGCGCACATTTTGCTTGGAGTCACTTGTGGTGGGCAATTTCTTATCCGTTGGCTGGGTGGCTGGGAAGTAAATTTCCTGAAGGTGAATTCCTGTATAGCAGTTTAGTTGGTTTAGCACTGCTGGTTGTGGTGCAACTTACCTTAAAGCCTCCAGTCGATGAATACGAACACGTCCATGAAAATATGTGGCACGAACACTCACATATTCACGATGAACATCATCAGCACAACTATCACCAGGAAATACTAGAGTCAGAGCCACATACCCATCCTCATCAACACAGATTAACGCGCCACTCTCACTCTTACTTTATTGATATTCACCACCCTACAAGATAGAGTATTAACTAATGATAAAAATAGTTAAAAAACAAAATATAAGCTGATGTTTTGTCTTACATATATGTGCAAAACCTATGTTAATCTTGATGTCGGACTCTGCCAGCACAGTATCAATTTTTTAATTGTATGGCAGTGGGATACTTGACAATATTACCTAACTCTTGTAGTTGGTTTATCGCTTCTGCACCTTCCAACTTCATTAATTCGCGATCGTCCCACAATTCCATCCAAGTAATTCCGTAATCAGACACTAAAAATCGAATCAGGTGCTTTTCTCTGAGGCTAACCATAAATGAAGCACTCTTCATTTGGTCGCCGCATGTATAACATGACGCAGTATAACCATGCCGTTCAAGTACAATTGTCAAGGCTTGCAGGCTCATTACCAAGTCTTGAACGAATTCTCGATGTTGTTGCGCTAATCTTAAAAACACTAGTTTTCTCCTACCACTCTAGTTAATGTGGTTACTTTGATATCTATTTAGACTTACATCTGATGTGATTTAGTTGCCAAAAGTTCATGTTTTCGTAGATACGTGATTAATCTTAATATTACGGTTGTCACCGATAAGCTAAATTTCCAAAGCTGTTCTAATATTTTGGACAATTATCTGGGGTGGCTGTGCAACATCAATACATAGAGCGTCTAATGGTTCTTCAAGAGTATAAAACTGGCTGTCGAGCAGTTTTTCACTCATATAATGATTGCTGCGCTCTTGTAACCGCATTTGAATCAACTCATAAGACCCTTTGAGGTAAACTAGCTTGATGCGATCGCCCTTGGCGTTGGCGGAGCCATCGCTATCCAATACCAAAAATTGCCGATAGCTATCTTTTAAAGCCGAACACGCCAGCACCACATTTTTATTTTCTTGTAGCCAGTGTTTAATAGCTGTTTGCAAATCTTGTAACCAAGGCATCCTATCAGCTTCACTCAGAGGAATAGCACACCGCATTTTCTCAACATTCTCTGGCGAGTGGAAAGAATCAGCATCACTAAACTCCCAGTCTAAGGAGTCTGCTAGCAGTTTTCCGATGGTAGTTTTCCCAGAACCAGATACACCCATTACGATAATAATCATTTTTTTTCTTAATAAAAGTTTAACTAATTCGGAATTTGTAGTTGTAATTATGAACAGAGGTAAAATTCAGGACTTGTAAATCCTTTCCATCTAAAATGTGAGTTGTATTAAAATCTCTTGACAAATAACGATTATTTTCTATAATACATACAAATGCACACGTGTGCAATATTTAAAAGCTAAGATAAAATAATGAATAAACGAAGAATTTCCATTGAAGATATTGCCCGCAGGGCAGGCGTTTCTCATTCTACAGTTTCACGCGCTTTGCGAGATAATGCTCTAATTAGCCCGAAAGTGCGAGAAGAAATTAAGCGACTGGCGCAGGAGATGAGCTATGTGCCAAATGCTATTGCTCAAAGCTTGCAAAATAAACGTACTAATACCATTGGTGTGGTAGTAACTTCAATTTCAGATCCCTTTTTTGCAGAGGTAGTAGAGGGAATCGAGAAGATAGCCAGACCAGCAGGATTGAGTGTTTTATTAAGTGCTTCACACCGAGATTTTGATCAGGAAATGGCAGCTATTGATACTTTTCATCGCCGTAGGGTGGATGGGATCTTAGTAGCCGACTCACGAATTAGTAAGCAGCATATCAAGCAACTCACACAAATTGCTGTGCCAACGGTTCTGATTAATAGCCAGACGGAAGATCAATCGGAAATATTTCACTCAGTAGAAATAGACGATCGCTTAGGTGCTAAGTTAGCTACAGAGCATCTAATTAGTTTGGGACATACTGCCATTGGTTATCTGGGTGTAGGCGATCGCAGCAGGTCAAATAAGCAGCGCCTAGAAGGATATCAAATGGCCCTTGCGGAAGCTGGTATCCCACAAAATACTGATTGGGTTTCAATTAGTGATGAATATAATATCAGAAGAAGCGATGTTGCCACCGGGCAAAATATGCTTGCTAAACTATTGGTTGCGGAAGTTACAGGCATCTTTTGTTACAACGATATGGTAGCAGTTGGCGCTTTGTTAGCCTGCCAAGAATTAGGTATTTTAGTACCGCGAAATTTAAGTCTGGTCGGATTTGATGGTATTGCTTTGGGCAATTACGTTACGCCGGCGCTGACCACAGTTAGTCAGCCAATGTTAGAAATTGGTGGTTATGCCATGCAAATGTTACTCGATTTAATAGAAGAAAAAACTGTGGAAAACCGTGTTTTATCTCCTTTTCTAGTACAGCGTGGTAGTAGTACTAAATTAATCAAATAATTTCATACTAATTTGTTGTGAAGACGCAGTTAATTATTAAACGAACAGCCAAGTACGCCAAGAGGGAAAGAGTAGGCTGTTTATCAAGAAGGGGAAGGGGGAAAGGTAAAAACCGTACTGCGTCCCGCTCCGCTAACGCCCGCAAGTGGGGCGACCTGTTCATCCCTTTCCCCTTTCCCCTTTAACCTTTTCCCTTTTTTTATCATTCTTATTTGCACTCAGCAACACTAAAAATTTTAATCGGACAAAAATATGTTAACCAAAAAACCGAGTTTATCTCCCGATCGCTGTTTTTCTCCAGAACCACTTCAAAGACGACTAGCTCATCAATTTTTTGATAGCATATCTGCGTTACCTCTAGTTTGTCCACACGGACACGTAGATCCAGCTTTGTTAGCTAATCC
This Nostoc sp. C052 DNA region includes the following protein-coding sequences:
- a CDS encoding ABC transporter substrate-binding protein codes for the protein MKRITLIVGILGFAVVGCTNGAQNSDTATNNTNKATNISAESLTNPNKKLQTIGVALGDLGNPFYNAVQKGAETEAQKIAGNIRVNAVSSAFDLNQQSNQIENFTAAKTDLIILSAVDKKGVKPVIDQARLAGRVVIAVDSAVDADVDAMISSNNIQAGEVACQYIADRLKGQGSVVILNGTPMDSINQRVSGCEKSLSKYPNIKLISKDQNAEGTRDGGLRVMSDLLTTFPKIDAVFATNDQSGVGADLAARQAKRKEFFIVGVDGSPDATKAMEDKDGVFAATAAQNPAGMAQKAVQIGNDIIQGKKPESPNILIPVNLVTRENLSSYKGW
- a CDS encoding inositol oxygenase family protein; amino-acid sequence: MSKTLNNVIAQAQNNPLHSLEEWEEDLLNRYPDPESIVKEGKATEEYRNYETTIRDTVKEFYRLNHINQTYDFVLQKEKEFLKFDKKEMSVWDAVEFLNQLVDDSDPDTDMDQLQHLLQTSEAIRADGHPDWMVLTGFFHDMGKVLCLFGEPQWATVGDTYPVGCAFSDKIVFSEFFKENPDYQNPDYNTKYGIYEPNCGLSNVHISWGHDEYFYQMMKNYLPEPALYMLRYHSFYPQHRENAYEHLMDKHDKEMFKWVSLFNPYDLYSKNPIPPDWQKLKPYYEDLVAKYLPATLKF
- a CDS encoding MFS transporter encodes the protein MSFYSQRFTRTTFVLFGAILITLSLLRANYASLSLLMVLWLMAGFGQNCVNLPTQTLIADRIPRDAQGRVYGAHFAWSHLWWAISYPLAGWLGSKFPEGEFLYSSLVGLALLVVVQLTLKPPVDEYEHVHENMWHEHSHIHDEHHQHNYHQEILESEPHTHPHQHRLTRHSHSYFIDIHHPTR
- a CDS encoding DUF1815 family protein, which produces MFLRLAQQHREFVQDLVMSLQALTIVLERHGYTASCYTCGDQMKSASFMVSLREKHLIRFLVSDYGITWMELWDDRELMKLEGAEAINQLQELGNIVKYPTAIQLKN
- a CDS encoding gluconokinase — its product is MIIIVMGVSGSGKTTIGKLLADSLDWEFSDADSFHSPENVEKMRCAIPLSEADRMPWLQDLQTAIKHWLQENKNVVLACSALKDSYRQFLVLDSDGSANAKGDRIKLVYLKGSYELIQMRLQERSNHYMSEKLLDSQFYTLEEPLDALCIDVAQPPQIIVQNIRTALEI
- a CDS encoding LacI family DNA-binding transcriptional regulator, with amino-acid sequence MNKRRISIEDIARRAGVSHSTVSRALRDNALISPKVREEIKRLAQEMSYVPNAIAQSLQNKRTNTIGVVVTSISDPFFAEVVEGIEKIARPAGLSVLLSASHRDFDQEMAAIDTFHRRRVDGILVADSRISKQHIKQLTQIAVPTVLINSQTEDQSEIFHSVEIDDRLGAKLATEHLISLGHTAIGYLGVGDRSRSNKQRLEGYQMALAEAGIPQNTDWVSISDEYNIRRSDVATGQNMLAKLLVAEVTGIFCYNDMVAVGALLACQELGILVPRNLSLVGFDGIALGNYVTPALTTVSQPMLEIGGYAMQMLLDLIEEKTVENRVLSPFLVQRGSSTKLIK